The following is a genomic window from Anopheles aquasalis chromosome 3, idAnoAquaMG_Q_19, whole genome shotgun sequence.
GaatcgaaaatggaaaatggtaaaCAGGAAAAAATGGGTTGGTGGATGTTCAATGGAGGAGTCGCGTCTTACGATCAGATTCATCGCTAGTGATTGCGAATCAAACCTCGTGTTTCATGTGCGGCATTATAGCACAGCTGAACTGTACGCACTCTTCAGGATTGACTGAGGATAAGACAGTGTAAATGGTAAGTACTAAAATAGATTCGAAGGAAtagcaatgaaaaaaaaggtatgCAATTGTAGAAAGAACCATGCCCAATTTCTCCTTACAAAGAAAAGGTTAACCTATTCTGCGTGGCATAAACTGTTCATTTAAGTGCACGTAAAAAGCGTGTTTAATTAGTCACAAATCTTTGGCAGTTTCGCACCCGCACGATCAACGTTAACAACTTAATTCTATTAGctaccttttccttttgggtTACCAGAGACTAGTTAAATCGTTATTGAAGTAGAACAAAATGTGCGCACATCAAAAACCCGTGttatgataataataaaacaaaactaacaTTCGCACATCCGGGAACTGGAAAAGCCAAACAGGTGGCGAGAGAATgcgaggagagagcgagatcaTCCTGCAGAGCACGGgttgaaaatcatttcaggACATGCATAGACACGCATTTTCCACGCGAAGAACTCTCTCCccgctactgtaccgttactACCAGTTAAACCctacaaacaacaaattggTTACGGCAGCTCTGCTCTCTCCATACTACAACAGGAGAGAGGATTTGGGTTTGCTTCAACCAGAACTAAGCATTAACTAGAACCAAAATTTTTAGCATTCAAAACTAAGGAGCGGGGGCACCACCGGTCAGGTCAGGCCAAATCTACTTCCGTGGACAGGGTTCCAAGGGGATTCCGAGGAAAGGGAAATagtgtgaatgtgtgtatgtgtgtggggaAAATGCTAGAATGGTGGATGAAGAATGGCAAAATTCCGATTTACTTTTTCTTCAGTGTAAAGAATGACCGTCGTTTCTGTTCATCCTTCTGAGAGGAAGCGGGTAGCGTCAGCGAGCGGCTTTCGCCGCTAGCGTCAAGCTCGCATTGTGCTTTCAAAGCCGTTACCCATTGGTTCATTTCGGCATCGTCGTGACACTGGAGCAGGAATTCGCCACCATTCGAGAGCCTGTAGGAAAGAGAACAAACAAGACGTTATTTTAGAAACTgcccaccgcaccgcataATGTGTCCTAGATGCGCTTGAGAGCTACTTACTTTATTCTGAAGACATGCTTCTTTTTCGTGTAATCGACAGCAATCTCGATCTGGGCTCCCTTCAGGTCTAGCGGTGGTTCTCCGCGGAACGTCTGCTCCGGTACTGTCTTCGATGATTTTTGATCCTTGAAGAACGCTAACCGACCGCTACGGGCCACGCAGTACAGCTGTGGTGATGATAAGAACGAAAGATTTCATCAGTTTAGTCATCAGTTCACACCACCGTGTGATGCGGTCAGTTGGGTTGGGGTTTACCTTATCCCAGGAACGGTTCGATGCCTTCTTGGTGGTTGACTCCCATTCGTGTTTGCGTGTGAGAATGCCTTCCTGTGCACCTTCATCGGTTCCACCTGGACTTGGACGATCTGATAGATGAGTAATTTGCCAGAAGAACACAACGGAGAatagggagaaagagagaaagagcagacACCACCATGGGTCATGGGGTGGTGGGGACCGCATGTTAGTACCGCAGTGGTTAGTATTAGTAGCAGTAGGTGGAGAGTAATGTTCTCTCATTCAAACATTCCACAACTAGTTCTATCAGAAGTCTAGGGCATTCTGAACATATtccgtcgtcatcgacgtCGACATCGCCATACTATACACAACGTCCgtttataatttaatttaaaaaaattatactAAGCAAATCAATTCACAATTTATGTAACAGTTGAACGACACCAAACGACATCCActtaagaaaaagaaaaaaaaacttatgtTTATGACTCAATCCATGAACCATGCGAATTTCACTTATATTGGTGCGCCATCGTGATTTATGGATCGTGATCGATTGTGCTTCGCCTCCTTCCTGTATTCCGACTCTTTACTTCCATGATGTTCTAAAGATTTTGTCCATATTGAAtcgcacatgcacatgcagGATCTGGGGGTTCAGTTCCGGTTCTATAAAAGCCGTTTTGCGTTTCCCACAGCGATCACGGGAAGCAAGAACTACTACTAATTGTGATAGAGCAAAAAGATGATCATGCAAAAAAGCCTAAGGCAATGGAATGGACAAcagcgaagaaaaacaaaacggtttATACCTACTTCCGCCGTTAGGGCTCCCGaatgtggaaaggaaaatatggtaaaaaggaaggaagggagaaaatATTTCCAAAATCgacatgaaaaatgaaaaatgtgataGATGGGAAACCAATTAAAGGGAAAGCCCCGATCCCGGGGACAAGGGGAATGATGAGAGAGAGTAAAGTGTGCACCGAGCACACACCAAACCCCCCGTTCCATAAGCACAATCCAATACCTTCGTCATCCGAGGCGCCGCCGTCCGCCTTCGAGCTGGTACGCTTCCACCGGAAGCTACGGAACGGACTCTTGGAGCGTGATCGTCGACTGACCTTAACGCCGGTGGATGCACTGGCCGAGCTGCTGGACCGTTCCTTCGGTATACCGGAGTGCCGCCGAGAGATGACCGCTTCGCCACCGACTGttgcacagttttttttataggTGGATTTTTTGCAGTTTGCAGTgacagacacacaacacacaatttTTGGAGCATGCAGAGCGCGAGCCGTGTGGAAATTTGATGAGTGAGACGGACGGATTCGAtggggagcaggaggaggggttggaaaatgggtaaaaataaatgaaaataaaatgacacGTTTGTAAAAGTTGATGAAATTTcaaatggataaaaaaaaatacgaaatgaaaacgatgGAAGGATAGGAAGGGgtgaaaatatggaaaaacATGAACGAACACGAAAACAGAAATCTTACTACTAACCCCCACACCGGAAGAAGGTTGAGTCCCCAAACCAAAAAAGGTCCCCGCCAGGTGAACCGTAAAGATATACTTACACAATGAACGTTTACGCATGGATCCACCGATCGGTGTTTTGAAGCTCTTAAACCCGGAAGTGCTTTGCTCTAGTGATACACTTCGGAAGGCACCGAAAGGTATTCGTGGTTTCCTAACATGcactgtgttgtgttgttagATAAGGAATGAatgcaacaaaaccaaacccatgCCCATAACATGCCAGCACCGAAAGAATAGAAACCCAAAAGGTGTTagtaaacaaaataaaaataaatagaaacaTGCCAATATAACACATAACAGATATTCCAAAGGATACAACAggcattgaaaaaaaaagctagAAAGCAAAATAATGGAAACGGAAGTTAACCATTTAACGATTTAAATAACAAGGAATAAAGGAATCCAATTGGAGCCAaaggaccgaaccgaagagtATCATTAAGATATAAATAGAAGAACAGTATCACAACAAGAAGGAACataagaagaaggagaagcataATACTCTTTATAGCAGCGAGAGAAACGGGCGAAGCGCTACTGGCGAATGACGATCGGAACacattgaaagaaaattcacAGCGTAATGGTTCATAGTAGTAAAAGTAGTAGAAAAGTAAGTACCTGTCTGGGAAATGGGTCTTTCTTTTTCTACAGGTGAAGTGGCACGCATAGTGACTACAAGTGTCGAAGGTTTGGTGGTTATAgagcgttggttttttgttttgttttttttttgtgtaaattggtggtggtggtttgcggtCCAATAGACGATTGTTTTGAATTTCGTTGCGTTTGCGCGCGCCACAGTTAatgggttttggtttttggttttggttccAATTGCGTATGCCAATATAGATGTTTTAAATGTTCGATTATTATCGTTTTGTATTAGCATAAGTGAGTCGCGAGGGCAGCGTGTAAAGATCGAATATATATATAATCGGTGGAGGTATAGAAATGGTTAGGTGGTACAATGTTAGCATTAAGATAGTAGATAGTAAGTATATATGTATAGATAGGATCATATAATAAGATAATAGCCGATATACCGAtagaaaagggaaacagaCTAGAGTTCCAGGATGGACAATAGTACCAGGAcgaaggaacaggaaaaatAAACTTGGGTGGATATACAAAGGAGAGGGGTGTTGTTGGGAGAAGAATGAAGGATgaacaaggaaggaaggaagggaattTGGTTCTAGCGGTAATACATTGTCTGTAATTGGCAGCCGAAACTCACCCGACTCTTGCTCCTTGGTGGAATGTGGCGATCCGGGCGCATCGGCTGTATCGCgggctgcggccgctgcttcCGCTAGACGTGctgcctcggcctcggcctcaGCTGCGGCACGTGCTTCGGCTTCCGCCAGCAGACGCTGCCGTTCGGCTTCCTCTGCTGCCTCTGAGCGACGCTTCATTTCTTTGAGCTCAAACTGGCAACGGTAACAAAAGTGAGTCGTTAGAATCGTTTGCACACGGCCACAGGATGTGATCGACGCGTTGAACTTACCGTTGTTAATCGCTCTAATGCGCTAAAGCGTTCTTCCTGGGCCGCAGCGGACTTTTCGAATGCTTCGTGCTTTTTAATCAGATTCTCCACCTCGTCGATCGTGTGGCCAAGCTCGGTCGACATCAGATACGGCTCCTGGGCGATCAGCCACGCTTCGGCGACGGCAGCATCGCGAGCGAATTGGTATACCTCCAAAACTAATCAAAAGAAAGTTCGTTGTTAGTATGACGATGAGCGACGGTGGCCTTCACTCGCCGTTTCACCACTTACTTAGCTGCAGGTTCTCCCAACGTTCTTCCCATCGATGGAGCAGTGCATTGCGGCTGTTTGTGAGCTGCAACAATCGATCCTTAATGTCAGCCGACGCATAGTGGTTACGGGATAGCAGTTCCTTGCCGAGCGCCAGGCACGCACTGAAGTTATCCTCGCGTGTGTCGATCTCGGCCTTCAGGCTCTGATGGTTGTTCATCAGCAGCTCGACGCCACTGACATCGCGCGGTTTCTCCGAGGTGTTCATCTGTCGCACGACATCCTCCATCCAGAGCATCAGCGTGCGGACCATGTTGAAGAACTTGAACAGATCGCCCGTATCGGCCAGCTTGCCACGGCGCTCCTCGCACATGCCCTGCAGGTGGGCCCAAGCGTTGAGCACCTCGTGCTCCCGATTGGTGATTTCCCGTGCCTTCTCGCCCGCATAGGCAGCCTGTAGTTTGGCCGATTCCTCCTGGATCTGCTGCACCTGGGCGTGCAGTGTCATCAGATCCTGGATGAAGTTCAGGTGCTTACGCTGCAGCGCCGAAACGACACCAGCATCGCGGCCAAGCTCCTCCGACACACCGTGCTGCTTCTCGTTGATGCGCCCCAGCACGTCCTTGCAATCGTGGAAGAACTTGTGCAGCTCACGGGAAGCGGCCAACATGGCTTTGCGCGTTTCGATCAGCTCCAGCAGATCCTGCCACGACTCGTTCAAACCGTCCTTCCACTCGGCGATGGTGGCACTGTCCGAGTGTCCGGCATGAATCAGATCATCGGCAATGCCGTTCGCCTTGGCCACACGCTCGCTACCGACGGTTGCCGTATCTTGGGCGAACTCGTTGAAGCGCTCCCACAGCAGCGTAATGTGATCGTAATCCTGGCCCAGCTCGTGTGAACCGGCCACCACCTCGCGCTCCGTAATCCACTGCTCCAAATCGTCAACCTCACGGCTAAGCATGAACAGCTGCAGAGCTTCATCGAGCCGAGCCCGGCGCTCACCAGCCAAATCCTTCAGACCGGCGTACAGCTTGTCGAGCTGCGATTGCTTCACCGACACCTGATCGCTATAAGCGTGCTGCTCGGCCGTCAGCTGACGTGCAGTTTCACCCAACAGACGGATCGTATCGGCGTAATCCTCAACCGACTGTTCGAGACTTTCGTGCTTCTTCATCAGATTCTGGGCCGATGTTTCATCCTTGCCACGATCCTCCACCATCATGTACAGCTCCTGTTCACTCATCCACGATTCCGCTTCAGCCGCATCGAAGAAGTACTGCTGTACCTTCTCCGATTGATCCAGCGCACGGTGACGGGCTTCGACGGCATCACGCAGCTCTTGCCACTTCTGTGTCAACTCACTGATCAGCGCTGCGTACGGTCCCGCATCCTCGTGACCTTCATCGATCAGCTTCTGGCCGTTGTTACAGATCGTCATGATGCGCGGCTCGTGATTATCGATCTCGGTGTTGAGCGAttggtgcttcttcttcagcacgTGCACATTGAACAGCGAGTTACCGTACTCGGTAGAGGCGGCCAACGGCATCTTCTCGTCGATCCACAGCTTCTCATCCTCGACATCGCGCCGGAACTGGAacgcttcctttttcttctccagctGACGTTGGCGCTCGAGTAGCGGTGCCTTGATCTTCTCGAAACGAGCATTCACGGCGGTCTTCTTTTCCACGATCGGTTCGACCACATCCTGGGGTGCCGTCTTTGTCAGTACCTCCGTCTGTTTGTCCAGCTCCTCTACCTGACGCGCCTTAACGGCCATCTGTGTCTGGATgatctgctgcttctgcatcAGAATGTTAACCGAGGTCAGATCGCTGCCCGTGTCCGTGTTGATGATCTGCTTCTCGAGATCGTCCATCCACGAGTCGATATCGTCGACACTCTGCTGCACGATCACTTCGCGCTTAGCATCGAACAACAGAGCACCCTTCTCCTTGGTGCTCGTCTCCAGCTCGTCAAAGTTCTTGGACAGATCCGTCAGCTTCGGTTCGATGATCTCCTTAAACTCGGGCTTCTCGACCATCAGCTCCTGGGCGGCCTTCTTCGCCTCGTGCAGACGCTCCTTGTTAGCCGCAATCTCCGCCTCGAACGCCTGGTGGCGCGTCCACTTTGAGTGCACGGTTTTCGCCGAGCGGTACGTATCATCCTGCGCGGTGATGTACTTCTCCTGCACCCATTCGGTCAGCTCTTCGATGTCCTGCAGGAACTCGTGCAGCTTCACCTGGTTCTTCAGCTTCTCGTGCAACTCGAGCGCACGGTTCCGGTTATCGTCACGACGGTGGGCGATACTTTCGGCGCGCTTGCTGATCTTATCCGCATCAAAGTGCTCCTTGCTCGTCATCTGATCGGCCACCTGGACGATCGTGTTGAACTTCTCATCGTTCGCTTCCATCGTCGTGAGGAAGGCTTCGTGACGCTTCAGCTGATTCTCCGCCTGCTCCAGGTTAACCGGCGTATCGTCCTTGCTGAGCACGTGCTCCTGCTGGCTGAGCAGCACCTCCGCCTGACGGGCATCGCGATTGAACAGCTGCTGGTCCAAACCCTGCGACAGCAGCACCTGACGGTTTTCCCACATCTGGTGCAGCTCCTCCCAGCCATCCTTCAGCGCACGGAGACGCTCGCGCAGGAACATGTACTGCGGATCCTCGGTCTGGGTCGGTTCCGACGTCAGCCCTTCACCGTACTCCATCATCTT
Proteins encoded in this region:
- the LOC126577382 gene encoding spectrin beta chain isoform X3, whose amino-acid sequence is MTTDISVVRWDPSQGPGNEFIEDIEYDGGNSSSRLFERSRIKALAEERESVQKKTFTKWVNSHLVRVNSPIKDLYVDMRDGKNLIKLLEVLSGERLPRPTKGKMRIHCLENVDKALQFLREQRVHLENIGSHDIVDGNASLNLGLIWTIILRFQIQDITIEETDNRETKSAKDALLLWCQMKTAGYHNVNVRNFTTSWRDGLAFNAIIHKHRPDLIQFDKLSKTNPIQNLNNAFNVAEEKLGLTKLLDAEDIFVDHPDEKSIITYVVTYYHYFSKLKQETVQGKRIGKVVGIAMDNDRMINEYESLTSELLKWIEVTIVQLGDRQFVNSLAGVQQQLAQFSNYRTVEKPPKFVEKGNLEVLLFTLQSKMRANNQKPYTPREGKMISDINKAWERLEKAEHERELALREELIRQEKLEQLAARFNRKATMRETWLSENQRLVSTDNFGFDLAAVEAAAKKHEAIETDIFAYEERVQAVVAVCNELEAEKYHDIERIAARKDNVLRLWNYLLELLRARRMRLEFSIQLQQNFQEMIYILDSMEEIKQRLLTDDYGKHLMGVEDLLQKHSLVEADINVLGDRVKQVVQNSQKFLVDEEDNYKPCDPSIIVDRVQRLEDAYAELCKLAVERRSRLEESRKLWQFYWDMADEENWIKEKEQIVSTDEIGHDLTTVNLLLSKHKALESEIQSHEPQLMAVSEVGDELVRRGHFGADRIDERLKEILSMWNHLRDLTEYRRKRLENAVDYFQLFADADDIDNWMLDALRLVSSEDVGRDEANVQSLLKKHKDVADELKSYAETIEQLHAQADRLTLNEPEKSKVDERLAAIDARYKELMELAKLRKQRLLDALSLYKLISESDGVEQWIGEKERMLDTMVPGKDIEDVEIMKHRYDGFDKEMNANASRVAVVNQLARQLLHVEHPNSEEILLKQNHLNQSWSRLREQAEAKRDDLKSAHGVQTFYIECRETISWIEDKKRILTETDSLQMDLTGVMTLQRRLSGMERDLAAIQAKLTALENEADAIEGDHPEEAALIRERVAQIQIIWEQLTQMLKERDSKLEEAGDLHRFLRDLDHFQAWLTKTQTDVASEDTPTSLPEAEKLLNQHQSIREEIDNYTEDYKKMMEYGEGLTSEPTQTEDPQYMFLRERLRALKDGWEELHQMWENRQVLLSQGLDQQLFNRDARQAEVLLSQQEHVLSKDDTPVNLEQAENQLKRHEAFLTTMEANDEKFNTIVQVADQMTSKEHFDADKISKRAESIAHRRDDNRNRALELHEKLKNQVKLHEFLQDIEELTEWVQEKYITAQDDTYRSAKTVHSKWTRHQAFEAEIAANKERLHEAKKAAQELMVEKPEFKEIIEPKLTDLSKNFDELETSTKEKGALLFDAKREVIVQQSVDDIDSWMDDLEKQIINTDTGSDLTSVNILMQKQQIIQTQMAVKARQVEELDKQTEVLTKTAPQDVVEPIVEKKTAVNARFEKIKAPLLERQRQLEKKKEAFQFRRDVEDEKLWIDEKMPLAASTEYGNSLFNVHVLKKKHQSLNTEIDNHEPRIMTICNNGQKLIDEGHEDAGPYAALISELTQKWQELRDAVEARHRALDQSEKVQQYFFDAAEAESWMSEQELYMMVEDRGKDETSAQNLMKKHESLEQSVEDYADTIRLLGETARQLTAEQHAYSDQVSVKQSQLDKLYAGLKDLAGERRARLDEALQLFMLSREVDDLEQWITEREVVAGSHELGQDYDHITLLWERFNEFAQDTATVGSERVAKANGIADDLIHAGHSDSATIAEWKDGLNESWQDLLELIETRKAMLAASRELHKFFHDCKDVLGRINEKQHGVSEELGRDAGVVSALQRKHLNFIQDLMTLHAQVQQIQEESAKLQAAYAGEKAREITNREHEVLNAWAHLQGMCEERRGKLADTGDLFKFFNMVRTLMLWMEDVVRQMNTSEKPRDVSGVELLMNNHQSLKAEIDTREDNFSACLALGKELLSRNHYASADIKDRLLQLTNSRNALLHRWEERWENLQLILEVYQFARDAAVAEAWLIAQEPYLMSTELGHTIDEVENLIKKHEAFEKSAAAQEERFSALERLTTFELKEMKRRSEAAEEAERQRLLAEAEARAAAEAEAEAARLAEAAAAARDTADAPGSPHSTKEQESVGGEAVISRRHSGIPKERSSSSASASTGVKVSRRSRSKSPFRSFRWKRTSSKADGGASDDEDRPSPGGTDEGAQEGILTRKHEWESTTKKASNRSWDKLYCVARSGRLAFFKDQKSSKTVPEQTFRGEPPLDLKGAQIEIAVDYTKKKHVFRIKLSNGGEFLLQCHDDAEMNQWLKTLRKHT